From the Thermococcus sp. M36 genome, the window GTCTTCCACGATGATGGAAGTTCAGATACATGAGGAGTTCCCCGGGCAGGACATGATATCCCCTGGGGAGCACACGACAATAACCCGCGACTACAGCGGAGGACTTTCCGTGTTGTCCATACTAGGCGTATTCCTCCTCTTCGTCCTTATAGCGATCGTCAACGCCTACTTCGAGATGAGGGCGTGGGACGCTATGTACGAAATAACAGGGACTAAAGAGTTCGAAGACGCCGCCAACTGGTTCAGATGGGGAGCCATAACCGCAATCGTGCTTGTTGGACTGCTTCTGATCTTCATAGCAAAGATATTCGTTATCCTCGGCTTCAGCAACATGCCGGAAGAGCTGGAGGAAAAGAGGCCCGCAGAAGCCTTGGCGGACTCTCCAATAGTGTGAGCACCTCATTGTTCCCCCATTTTTAAATTAAAAGGGAGTCAGAGAACCCTCTCAAGGATTATCGCCGTTAGTGCACCAACGGCCATCCCCGACTCCAGGATGCTTGCTATTATTTCTGGGAACTGGGCCAGGAACTCGGTCGGAAGCTGTGGCGCACCCAGACCTGCTATGAGCGCCGCCGCAAGGATAAGGGTGTTCCTGTCTGTGAACTCGACCCTCTCCTTTATCAGCCTCAAGCCGGTGACGCTTATCATGCCGTAGAGCGCCAGGGTAAGCCCCCCGAGAACCGGGGCAGGCATCGAGGCAAGGATTCCGGCGAACTTCGGGAGCAGGGAGAGGAATATCAGAATAATCGCCCCGACCTGAACCACATGCCTGCTGCCCACTTTGGTGAGCGCCACGACGCCTATGTTCTCGGAGTAGCTCGTCGTCCCGCAGGCGCCGAGGAGGCCCGCTATCGAGCATGCCAGCCCCTCACTCCCTATGCCCCTGGTTATGTGCTTTTCTGTTATTTCCGAGCCGGTCACTGTGGCTATCGCGTGGTAGTCGCCGACGCTCTCGATTATGCTCACCATGAAGGCAAAGAGGAGGAGAACTACCGCGGTGGTGTCGAACACTGGACTGCCCCACGGAAACGGCTTCGGAACGCTGATGACAGGCAGGCCCTCTACCAGCCCGAAGTCCACCAGTCCCAGAGGGACGCTGACGAGGTAGCCCACGAGCGCGCCGACCACAACGGGCATCGCCTTCAGGCTCCCCCTGGCCTTAAGGGCCACGAAGACAGTCGTCAGGAAGGTTATCAGTGCCACCAGGGTAGCCTTGACAACCGTTCCGCCGGAGGGGTCGGCGTAGAAATTGAAGAAGTTCTTTACCGCAACGTCGGCGAGGCTGAAGCCGATGAGGGTTATCGTAACGCCGGTGACCAGCGGTGTGAAGAGCTTCCTGACCTTCCCGATTATCCCAAGCCAGCCTATTGCGGCCTCGATTAGGCCGCCGACTATCAATGCCCCCTGAACCGCGGCCATTCCCAGGGAAGAGCCTATGGCTATCAGTCCCGGTATGAAGGCGAAGCTCGAACCCTGGACTATAGGGTAGCGCGACCCTATCGTGGTCTGGAGGAGGGTCGCTATCCCCATCGCCAGCAGAACCGCCTGTATCATCAGCGCCACCTGGTCGCCGCTCAGACCAATGGCACCGCCAACAACGAGCGGGACCGTAACGGTCGCGCCGAACATGGCAAGAACATGCTGAAGGCCGAAGACTAAAGCCTTCACGGGCTCAACTTTCTCCTCAATCCCAACCTTTAGAACCTGCTTTTCGATTACTTCGACCTTTTCCATTGAAGCCCGCTCAAGCTG encodes:
- a CDS encoding DUF996 domain-containing protein — translated: MVTVAVNVRSEKNLGMWGSILALLGVFIPYLGSVLALVGFILVLVALHGIGKAVGDDRPFKNYLYALIAGIAVLVVFIFAVFAMLTSSTMMEVQIHEEFPGQDMISPGEHTTITRDYSGGLSVLSILGVFLLFVLIAIVNAYFEMRAWDAMYEITGTKEFEDAANWFRWGAITAIVLVGLLLIFIAKIFVILGFSNMPEELEEKRPAEALADSPIV
- a CDS encoding uracil-xanthine permease family protein, with protein sequence MEKVEVIEKQVLKVGIEEKVEPVKALVFGLQHVLAMFGATVTVPLVVGGAIGLSGDQVALMIQAVLLAMGIATLLQTTIGSRYPIVQGSSFAFIPGLIAIGSSLGMAAVQGALIVGGLIEAAIGWLGIIGKVRKLFTPLVTGVTITLIGFSLADVAVKNFFNFYADPSGGTVVKATLVALITFLTTVFVALKARGSLKAMPVVVGALVGYLVSVPLGLVDFGLVEGLPVISVPKPFPWGSPVFDTTAVVLLLFAFMVSIIESVGDYHAIATVTGSEITEKHITRGIGSEGLACSIAGLLGACGTTSYSENIGVVALTKVGSRHVVQVGAIILIFLSLLPKFAGILASMPAPVLGGLTLALYGMISVTGLRLIKERVEFTDRNTLILAAALIAGLGAPQLPTEFLAQFPEIIASILESGMAVGALTAIILERVL